TCAGCACGTTTACAATTAGCTCCACTAGGACTCCTCAAGGTTAAAGGTATTCCAGGTGGTCTGTGTTTAATTATCATATTTGTTCCACTTCGCTGCTCTTCCATTTTCTCTCAGCGAGTATTATAATACGATTAAAgatgaggtacatgtattgttattcTTGGTTAATTGTCCCATGGAATACTATCTGTCATGGCGCAGGAGGCAATTCATaagcacgtcacgtgggggtgtttaaatagttgataatgaccaggtacccttttattcccttattacagTGATAACTAATCCATGCCTAAACCATTAAGGGAAAGATAGAATGCTAAAATTTATCATttagattgttttttcttttttttcttgtggatTTGATCAGGTGAACCTTGTAGTAGATGATGGTGAGAGTCTTGGGTTGATGATCAGAGGAGGTCGTGAATTCAGTCTGGGTATTTATATTACTGGAATCGACGCCTTCTCTGTAGCAGAACAAGCTGAGCTCAAGGTAGGAATTGCAATGATTGTACATTGAAATTTTACTCCAAAACCCAATAAAGTCTCATTCTTTAAGTtaaaattgtttattcattttggtttgacccatacacaccgatgtgtattagtactgtatactcagtactttcatgagtttgtgaaaaaaaacaggcatattactctggtgagattcgaacccaggacggtttcaattctagagcagtgtcataccaacagGCCACAAAGATTGCCGTTAGcttgaggcagtttgaatcctatgtctAATAATATGTTTTACATTTACCTTGGTCAACAGGTTGGAGATCAGATCTTGGACGTCAACGGAGAAAACTTCCTGGACATCAACCACCAGGAGGCCGTCAACATCCTCAAGTCTTCCAaactgatgatgatgacgataaAAGATGTTGGCAAGCTCCCTTATGCAAGGACGACCATCGACAGGACGCAGTGGATAACGGGAGACGGGGTGTCAGACTTACCCAGTCAGGTGTCCCGACCAGGGAGTGTGGTGAATGGTGAGACGGTGCACAATGGAACCAATGGAAACGTGGTGAATGGTGATCAACACAATGGCTTTCCTGTAAGTTTGGAAAGGGGTGAAAAGTAAAGAGTTACTCAAAATGAAGAAAGAAGATCGAGCctaaactgggcccaatttcatagagctgctcagctcAAAACGtagcaaagcaaaacaattacaatttgtggctggtatcctgctcatttctgcttagcagaaaattgttaagcgcAACTtcctgtttaagcagctctataaaattgggtaCAGAGCCTTCTATAAAGTACTGGAAGTGCATGCATAGAATTTCAAtcattattcgcaagggagtagagcagagggcaactgctgcgaattgttcgttgcgaatttgtgacgtcaagattcgcttcgcattcgcaggaagtatgaaccgggcttaatgagTGGTTCATTTTCCTTAAAAAATATGAGCATTTGACTTGATTTGGAATCTGTGACCTCTGGACTAActtgccggtgctctaccaacttagcTACTAGCCCTTTAGTTGGCgctctccctattttgtcaatatcttcatTCAGGGTACCAGTCAAAAACCATTCAAGCTTATAAATCATAATGTGAAACATTTAATTGACCTGCCTATGGTcagatgttttatttaaagggaacaTTATTAAATGTGTAGATATATGGCAGAAATGTTTCCAGCAATTTTTGATTTACTGACTGCTAACTAGGCAAAACTGGAACACTTATTATTTGCCCCAAAATGTCTCAACATGTTTGTTCTCTCTTCTTAACAGTCAAATTTCAAAAGGGGTATAGCAGGCACCCAAGTCATGTACAACTCTACCCTCGGCACCGGTACCCAAGCCTGGGGTATGATCGAGGACCAGGCAAAACACCTGTTGAATGAGAACGAGAGAGGGACAATGATGTACTACCTTGGGGAGTACCAAAACGGGACCATCAACATCGACGCCTTGGTCATGGCGTTATTTGAGCTTCTCAACACACATGCTAAGGTGGGTTAAGCCGTGAAGGCATGTCAGAGATTTGGGTAACAAGTGTCCGAAAAATGCCTCAGGGAAAGCAAGTCAGACGAGGGTAGGATTGGTCTTATTTATCATCAATGTTTGTGCTGGGAATAAATGTTAATTTCTTGATATGTCTCAATTAATCCTCAGTGCTATTAGTTGGTTACCTTGACATCTTTGAAAATACTTTAAGTACAGAGCTAGTATCAGCCAAGGAAAAGATAACTTTCACTTCAAAAGCTCACCAACCAGTAGGCCTACCAATCCTCACGAGTAATAATTTGTGAATGTTGCAAAGTCAAGGGAATGCTTGTTGAAGACCCCCAAAACCATAATCGTTAAAGTCAAGGGAATGTTTGTTGAAGACCCCCAAAACCATAATCGatatgcttattttgattgtcaTGAAGGTACACAAAGACCTTGACAAAATATGAACAAGAGAATTGAAATTAATTAACAAGTTCAAACTGATGTTGTAATTATGAATTATACTTGTACAATTTgttaaaagtattattatttcttttttccaGTTTTCATTGTTCTCTGAGATCCGTAGTTTTGTGTTTCCGAGGGACATTGATCAGTTTGATTCACTGGTGCTAAAAAGAGAGGTTGAGTCAATGAAGGTAAGCATACAAAAGTTTTCATCATTTCTAGGCCGTGTTGATTTGAAGCTTTTTAAAAGTTGCCTACTGGACTAGTAAACTGTgcaatttacttttgttttgtaaaccTATATTGTCAAAGCGTTAGATTCAAGATAAAATGGTACCAACCAGTTTATTTGTGAAAATGAAATTACATACACTGACTGCAAAATGTATTCACATCTGAAAAGGaagaataaaaaccaaaataattgaCCATTTTTAGTAGCCACCAGAGCAATCTGAGCAGTGGTGTTTACTAGTACACAGTAGTTTTGAAGGATCAGTTCATAATATTCTCTAATATTAAACAAGGAAATTACTATGGTAGCATTTAAAGACtaatcacacaaaaaaactaCATGGGCTTTTGTTGCACCAACTACCGTTCATGTATAATACATTTACCTGGGTGCTGGTCCCCGTTCATTGAATCTGATGAAGAATAGTTGTTGCTATAAAAACTCATGCAGATTCTATGTAAGTAGGTATTCTTAAAGTGCTACCATTACCTTCCTTGTGTTATCAGACTAACACAGCTATTTTTTAGAATTCTCTAGTATAGTCGAAGTAAATACATACACAATTTGACCACTTCACTTTTTGGGAATAAACATACACACTTTTATCGGAAATTAAACTTTGTAATCTAACTCCAAAGCCACACATAATTTATTTGTCTGCTTTCATCTGGTCCATTGTGTTTCAACCAAAGCAAACCTTTGCCATTTAACAAAACATCTGTGGATCATCCAGAGTAAATATTCCTAACTTAGAAAAAAATATCTCGCAGGTAAATAAGCTCTGAGCAAAAATAATCAGTGTGAGCCAGAGGGCAAATCATATGTTCATGCCAGCTGTTGCTAATTCTGTTGAGGACGTGATGGCCCAATGTCATTGTGCTTACTGGACAATTTGTGATTACTCGGCGACGATTGTGAAATTGAAAGTGTGGTGTACTACTTTATGTGTAGACCAGAGTTCAATTAAAAGGAATAAAGTAAATATTGAAATGTTTATGAAGCAGATGATTCATTTTGGCCTTGGTGGTAATTTACCTGTGGAGGATTTTGACAAATATGGTTTCACTCTTTAAAACTGtgttaaaaagtacaatttgtggaaattatttattaaaaacctGAAAAAATTACACTTAAAGCATAATTTCTGACATGTAccctttaaatatttacacTCATCTGTTTATAAGATGTGGATGCACTCTGATAAacgagaagaaaaaacaatctcCATATTGAAATGGTTGATAGTGTTCACAGTCATGGAGTCTGTACAACGCTTGACAGTTTAGTCTGAAgatatttgtttatattcaaTTTAACCCAAGTGCCACACTTCTCATATTTCAATGATTAGACTAGAGACACTGTCTTGACCTTTCTAGTCCGACTTTGGTCTTGTTACATATCCAGAGCATCTAGCTCTaccgtatacatgtacaagttacTCTATCATTAATCCTAAATATATATTTCTTTCTTCGTTGGAgaatctttaaaataatttttattgtgtttaagctagtgcattttgttttcacttgttCCACTAGTTGTGAATATAAAATGTATTCATATTACATTCATAGAAGAAtatgaagaaggtccggtttggatcgaaagctaaggccatctaccctacttaTTATATTCAGAAAAGAATACATTTTGCCAACTTGGATTGAATCCATCAAATCTCATTAATGGATAGTCACTCAACACATTCATAGAAACGTGGACAGAGTATTATAAGCCATGGGATGGATTTGTTGGCGAAAAGGCATCAAAGTCTCAAAGTTGAACtgttgtttcaatgtttttagtttgtattaTATGAAAACTTCTGtggttatttttatttcctaAATATGGTATACATagaatttcaaaatatttgatttaactgaaaaataaacttgGTAGGCCTGTAGTCTTCGTTTAAGTTGTTTTTTCATTCTTTATACACTCAGGATTTTCAcagtttatacaaaataatactgTAGTTTTAAACGTTTCATTTCTATGTTTTGTTTGCAGGCCAGACAAAGAGGCCACTTTATGAATGAAAGGGAAAGTTCGTTTGATACGTTCTCAACTGGCAGCCATTATTCGTCAAGTTCTATCGACTCTCGGCCGATCACACCACCTCATGTTCCTGCCCAGTTACCATCCTTCGTCAAGGTAAAATCTTCACCATTCATGTCATTCATtttttgacatttattttgtagcaattttcttttttaaatcaccCTTTCCCTCAAACATATTTGTTACTATTCCATGAATTTTCAGCTTTCCTCCAATATTTTCAGAAATTTCAAGCTTACTGAATGACAAATTAGTTATTGATAGCTAAAGGCTagaaaacaactttcaaaagtCATAGTTGGAATTTCAAATGTCATCACACATATTTGTATTTAAACTCATGACCCTTGGTTGACCTTTGCAGATGACCTCTGACCAGGATGAGTGGTATAATGGATTTGACCCCAGGCAGATCAATGATGATACAAATGGACTTCCAGATTTCTCCTTACCTGTAAGcttgttttgttaacattagggcaaaaaaaaaagtttagcgTCCCTGCCCACTTCATTTTTggaggccgcctcctttttttctttaaaaaaataaaaataattttgtaacaaactcGGACAAGGCAAAATAACCCAGcaggttgtctttaaaaatatgcATGAGGCCattgatatataaaaaaaacaaataaaaaaaaacgcatcattccttttttttaaaaaggcaggctgctaaacatgtttatttttattttggccaAAGGTGTATCATGGCCCTTACCTTGTCCAGTGTCAATCTCATAGAGCTTGCTAAAAGCtttgtaagcacaaaaggtaTCTAAGCACAAACTATCGAAGCACAAAAACACTGAAGTAATCCAAGCACAAATGTTTTAAGAACGATAGTTTGCAAAGCTCAAAAGTTTTCCAAGCATAAACTATCTAAGCACAGAAGTTATCCAAGCATGACAGTTTTAAAGagcagtagttttaaaaacacaaacgtcATCTAATCTAACCATAAAAGGTTATCCAAGTGCCAAAGTTATcttagcacaaaacaatttcGCTTACCAGCACTATACCGTTTGTGACTGGTTCACCTCTTTATCAGTtcaccactttttcagtttggtAATGACACAATGGTATAGACTGAGACTGTTTAACACAGTTGTGATGAAACTTGAAGCCTATAATTTGATTAAAGGAacttaaatgtaacaaaaaaaattgttattttttcaggACTTTGCAATAGATTCATCCCCTCCATCACTCATCAGACCAATAAGTAACCCAAAGTCCACAAGAATCACCCCTACAAAATCAATGCAACAGTCCAACCAACGCACCATCACTGTGGACGTCCATCACCATGAGGAGCCTTCCACTAGTAGAGGCGGGAAAAATGGCCACGATGGGATGTACAGTGGCTCAATGAAGAGCCCAAGTGAAGACAGTGGGGTAGATGTTAATGGTAGTAGAGTCAGTAGCAGAAACGGCAATCGGTAAAAATCATTCCATAGTTTTATACTTTGCCCATAGTCCCGCTccccaaacaaattaataatgaaataatcgacaacaattaaataaaaaaagtgaataaaaatagaatTGAATAAAAATTAGCAAAATTTAAAGAGCTACAAAGCACTTGAGCAGTATTCAATACATGGCAcacttttttaacaaaagagcTCAAATAAAGTTTGATAGAAATTAATCAAAGAaggaaaaacacaaaagaaGAAATGACCTAAAAGTTTTGATCATAATCGCTTTATATTCAAACAAAAGTCTGCTTCGTCTAACTTTAGTTTCTTTGTGAAACCATCATCTGGcttggtgaagaggttttttcATCCTGTACATGATATATACCCACTGTTACCGGACCCACTACTGGAAATGTGACCCTTTGGATTTCCACTGCTATGTTTACAACCCACACCAAAGATATCCACTGCTACCCATTAGTACCCACTGCTAGAAACAGGACCCATTGATTTTCCCTGCTATGTTTACAACCCACACCAAAGATACCAACTGCTACTTGGTACCCACTGCTAGAAACAGGACCCTTTGGATTTCCACACCAAAGATATCCACTGCTACCCATTAGTACCCACTGCTAGAAACAGGACCCATTGATTTTCCCTGCTATGTTTACAACCCACACCAAAGATACCCACTGCTACCCATTGGTACCCACTGCTAGAAACAGGACCCATTGGTTTCCACGGTTGTAATCAACAAGCCCCCACCTTATCCCTGCTTGCCTATAATGGTTGCACTAAtcccaattttgttttcctctccCCTTGTTTCCACCCCCATGGCTGCTTTCACTGCATGATCCACGTTGAATCAACCTCCTTAATTAATGGTGCATTCCTTTAGCTACAAGAAAAGGTATTTACTAACATGAAATGGGTTGATACTAATGCTGTAAAGAGGGGTGTTTTGATGGGAGGGGGTATTGTTGCTATTTGTAATTATAATGTCATGAGAAAACAAAGTAAGAGTACCTGACAATCAATGGGCTTTTTTAGGGCTCAGGCTTTCGCCTGGGCTGCTTCCATAGTTTTGAAAAAACCAAAGCCTCATTTGTGGTTTAGGAAAACTAAGCATGAGTAGGTTTACAAGGCCCAGTTTAAGCCGGTGAGCACCAAACTTTGCTATTAGCAAAGAACAATTCACTTAGCACAAATGAATCACCATCCAAAATAATATGTTAATGTACTCTCATTGCCAGAGACTGGTTTCCTGAtcgtttttgcttagcaagtgaAATTGATAACCAATATTAATTTTCTTATGGTTCTTAAGCACAGGAAAgatttaaaatacaacaatctatgtgttattatttggtttgactTTTAAGCCTTTAAGCACTATATACCGAGTACTTCCCAAGTTTTGTGGACAAAAATGACAGGCATattgttgggatttgaacccaaaaccTTTGCCAATAGTCTTAAGTATTCagtgaacccacaacctttgccaataGTCTTAAGTATTCagtgaacccacaacctttgccaataGTCTTAAGTGTTCagtgaacccacaacctttgccaataGTCTTAAGTGTTCagtgaacccacaacctttgccaataGTCTTAAGTATTCagtgaacccacaacctttgccaataGTCTTAAGTGTTCagtgaacccacaacctttgccaataGTCTTAAGTGTTCagtgaacccacaacctttgccaataGTCTTAAGTATTCagtgaacccacaacctttgccaataGTCTTAAGTATTCagtgaacccacaacctttgccaataGTCTTAAGTATTCagtgaacccacaacctttgccaataGTCTTAAGTATTCagtgaacccacaacctttgccaataGTCTTAAGTGttcagtgcttacacacatcagtgcaaGGGTAATTCAAATAATAATCTCTATCTCGCTGCAAATTTATTGCTATTTAGatctgtttgttgttttaaatgtttgcaaTTGTAATAATAGAACATTACTAACCAATTGTTGTTTTCCTTCCTGACAGCGTTACAATATCTCCTATCCCCCCAGTCACTATCCACAGTCCTTGTAGTCTGAGTGACATGGAGAGTCCAACATCATCTCTAGGAAGTCCTCAGTCTGCAAGTAGCCCTGAGCCAGCCTCAACAAGGCATGGCTCCTCCCATCGGCTACCAAGGAGTTTGAGTCTAGACAGTCTCTCAACAGAGGGCTCTTCTGTGGCTGCTGtgagttattaaaaacaaaaatgaaaatccaTTTATTGAATATTTACTTTTAGCCAGTAATGAAAAAACCCAAATTGTTTGTAATCGTCTTAtccatttttagttgtttttattgttgtgtgTTAAAATGTAACAATATTTTACGCTTTCTTCTCAAATCCTTCAAGAtaaaaaagtttcaaatttgATGATCTTGAAAACTATCACCTATCCTGAAATATTGAAATGATCCTCTTTTCAGTTGGCTGAATCACCAAGGAAGACCAGTTTTAGCAGTAGTGAGCACAGCATTCCCCGCAGGATCAGCGACCCTACACATGTAAGATACTAATTCTTTTCTGATCTTTCTGTTTTAGCttggtttttgtaaattgatGATAACAAATCATAGACATGGTTAAATTTATGGTGTGGATAGAGCCGTTACCAGTCAATTTGAAAGCTACGCCCGGTGGAAGGTCCAGAGACCTGCTTGGAGAATCTTGCCAGAGGAGGCTAGGCGGCTGCTAGCTAGTGTCCCATCTTAATGGGTTTATTCTAGTTTGTCTGGGATGCATGCACTTTCAGCATCTTCTACCCAATCCACATCTGCTATCCGTTTGAAATTATGTTATCTTGACTTGTTTATATCACCTTACTTGTTTATATCACCTTACTTGTTGATGGTAAACATTAAGGTTTGTTGCCGTTTTCCTATCATTTCCAGCATGATCTGCGAGAGCAGAAGAAAAATATTGAACAGAACAAAATGGCATTTGAAATTATGTTATTGACCTGATTATATCACCTTACTTGTTGATGGTGAACATTTATGGTTTGTGGCCGTTTTCTTATCATTCCCAGCATGTTCCGCGAGAGCAGAGGAGGAATATTGAACAGAATAAAAAGGCGAGTGAAGCTTTACTAGCCCTCAAGAAGCAACCAAGGAGTAAAATCCACCTGGTCAAACCATCCaaccctcctcctcctcctccatcCTCAGTATCTCGCTCTAGTACtcctcctccccctcctccaGTTCCTGCACCACCTCCACCTAGGAGCATCCCTGAGCAACCTTCTATGAGTCATGGAAGGGGATCAACACGACCCCCTCCTCCTCCAAGGCAAGGCTCTGTTATCACAACCAAGTCAACGCATTCACAGCAGTACAGCAGGGCCAATTATGAGACACCTGATCAACCCTTGACTCATGGTGGCAGCAAACGAGCATCACGCAGCAGCATTTATACAAACTCTAATGGGATGAACGCACACGTGAGTAAATCTGCTATTTCTGAAATTAGAATTAGTCCAGTACAACTTATCTCTTGTCAGTCAAATAAAACATGGATGGGGAAACTCTGATCCCTGtttttgattggctatcataaACGCACCAAATTTTTATTGCCATGGGttttcaaaaagtttttttcgcCAAAACGCATGCCTAATACAAATGTATGAGGTTGGGTTTGATTTCCAtgtcaaataaaacaatgtcattctTCTATGACAGGTATCGGAGCGAGAGTCAACGGACACACTGAAGAAGGTTCAGTTCCCATTGGTCAACCTGAATGACGAATTCCCAGAAGGGATGGAACTAATCAGCGTTAGAAAGACAAGACCTAATCTGGGAATAGCAGTAGAGGGAGGGGCTGGAACCAGACAACCTGTTCCAAAGATTATTAAGATTCAGGTGAGTTGAGAGCAATTTCTGTGAAAcgagactttttttttttaagtgtgaaCAGGTCaacaccttttaaaaaattTCTGCAAATTAGCTCGAGGCTGACACCACTCCATTGCTTGTATTTTACTGATGGAAGGAAAAATATGAACCAGTACGCCTCTGTTTATCAAATTCGACTGTAGACTCACTTctgcatctctcctgcgccagaAGTGTCCATAAGACggacatggcgcattataactggcctctattattattattttaaaatatcagCAACTCCAGCTGGAGGCTGACACCACTCCGTTCTTCGTATTTCACTgatctgtttttttctctctttgtcATAGTATGAAGGATCAGCCTACCACAACAGCAACCTAAAAGTTGGTCATGTGATCCTAAAGGTCAACGGAAGGTCATTACTGGGTCTTTCGCATCAGCAAGGGACGCGTTGCATTGCGCTGGCGTTTAAAAACAAAGCCAATGACAGCATCAACTTTCTGGTGATTGACTCTACCAAGTACGCAATACAGTACtagaatcaagataaggtacatttATTGGTCAATTTAACTTTGTATAGTTCAATATACCTTTTTAATCCTCAGCGTGTCTGGCCATTTTATTATCAACCCATGTTATTTTTACTGAAATTATGATACTTTGTTGTGATGGGTAAAACACAATGCAAACCAGACACTTAACAGAGGCACAGGAGGCAGTTGTCCCCCCATGCTTGTGTTCGCTTGAAGTTTTCCAGTgcaaataaacattttgttcaCTGAAGTACCATTTATACAAATGAAGTATTCAGTATATAATTCTGTGTACAGTTGTGCTGCCATgcataatgggagactttggaacgctaggtggcagcagacttaccaggtaaattgacattattttttcaTATTGAGCAAGCTCACAATTCCaaaaacaatggttttacctagtaagtctgctgccccctaGAGTCGAAAAAAGTCTCCCATCCTTGCACTTAAATGGTTTCAGCTCACTGTAAAATGTTCCTAAAATTAGAAGGCATTATAAGAAGAAGGTGACATGCAGAATTTTCTAGGTTAACACCTTCTTGCAAAACAGGGTTTTTACAGTctttataatacaaataaaagcaTTATTTTTTGACAGCATTATTTTACTCTTGAAATTCgctttaataatattttttaaactttacCAACTGTGGCTTATTTAATCACCTTGAACATTGCCTTCTATTcagattcatttttatttattgttagtACTGTTTTTTTCAACTAATAAATTAGCATTTTTTCCCTACAATTTTGTTTCATGGAATCAACAAGTcaaacaatacatacaagttACAATTTTATAAACTCCTGAAGAACACACGCCTTGaacatttacatttttaattatttcattttataaacTATGTAATTCAACTGTGCCGATAACTTCACAGGGATATGTGAGATACTCTTTTCTTTAAAACTGCATAATTTGAAAATTTGCCAACATTAAATGTTAACAAGGTTAGCTGTCAGAAATGCAGCAAATAATTTTCAATCTTTTCTACTTATAACCCCAGTATCCTTTTCTACTTAAACATTTGAAATAATGTGCCTTTTTGTGAAGCTTTAATAGCAATAATTGTGGTGTCTAAGCAGTAGCTATTTTTTGTACTGAAATCCTTTGCCTTTTATGAACTGTGcctacaaaaatatttttacctTGAACCGTAATATtctgtgcaaatgtggggagcACTTGCAGGTTAACTAGATACGACCAATAAAAGTCACAGCCTAAAGCGAGTTTGACTAATCCTACTCACACTGTTGTCAAAGCTTAAATTATGCTGCTACAAAATAGctggtgttttttattcaatgGAAGTGTTCTAAGGTACTtattctgtgtgtgtgtgttatggTTAAGTGGCAAATAGttttgacattaattttgttttctgaaggtaaaaccttttaaaatgataaGTTTTTTAAACTTTCATTTGTTACTTTGCCTTGGACATTTGGTACAGTATCCAACTTAAAATAAAGCACTTGATAGTTTCAGTACTTTTTTTACCTGTTTGACTTTTCtataaaactatttttatacTTGTGAAGAGAGTACATTGCCTTGTCATTACCTTTGTACATACAGAACATTCCATAAACAATGTAGATTAATGTTGTACAATGTCCTTTGtgtgtgtgtaggcctactttcatAAACTTGTTACGGTTGATTTTCGGGTTCAGCAAGgctgtgtgtttgttttaaacttctTAGTTTTTGTTGTACCTGAAGGTTTGATTTAAGGTTCGCCCTCTGGATTACTGGAAGGGGTTGTGACGTTATGATCAAAGGGGTTGTGACGTTATGATCAAAGGGGTTGTGACGTTATGATCAAAGGGGTTGTGACGTTATGATCAAAGGGGTTGTGACGTTATGATCAAAGGGGTTGTGACGTTATGATCAAAGGGGTTGTGACGTCATGATCAAAGGGGTTGTGACGTCATGATCAAAGGGGTTGTGACGTTATGATCAAAGGGGTTGTGACGTCATGATCAAAGGGGTTGTGACGTCATGATCAAGTTAGGCCTGTTTACTAAACACTCGAGCACCCTTCATAGATGGTACTGGGTACTGGTGACTGGGTGTGCACAAGCGGTAACTTGGTGAGAGTTCATGTAAGCTTTGATCATTATGACACAGCACCTTTAATtagtttcattattttttttcttcagtattTCAAATAGGGTGTTGCACACATTGTAAAAATGAATTTTTGTCAA
This sequence is a window from Asterias rubens chromosome 19, eAstRub1.3, whole genome shotgun sequence. Protein-coding genes within it:
- the LOC117303089 gene encoding whirlin-like isoform X2; translated protein: MSLHRSVVSEPAHRPRSRSAHSTGGGGGDLMSGGSRTMSANVRRLHEALSTTLPDHDRAYFVHALNEYNSRRNVYTLVANLKSLLDTPEKKVLYLLLGKVIPAPDQPLFWQHAEPFYNQRERSGSIGRTKTVASVQKHHFDTMPSRTKPSELYQNDEPHGKTHRKTAGSNWEADANKDVRRIVLKKSDTPDGELGFSIRGGSEHSVGIFVSMVEQNTMAEKKGLQPGDQIIQVNEIPLEKITHGEAVKVLKSVKKLVLYVKSVGRVPGSFVSHQTYTWVDPQGRSVSPPPDVDLMGRRMTESLGRKSGLNLLKDGDEKKVNLVVDDGESLGLMIRGGREFSLGIYITGIDAFSVAEQAELKVGDQILDVNGENFLDINHQEAVNILKSSKLMMMTIKDVGKLPYARTTIDRTQWITGDGVSDLPSQVSRPGSVVNGETVHNGTNGNVVNGDQHNGFPSNFKRGIAGTQVMYNSTLGTGTQAWGMIEDQAKHLLNENERGTMMYYLGEYQNGTINIDALVMALFELLNTHAKFSLFSEIRSFVFPRDIDQFDSLVLKREVESMKARQRGHFMNERESSFDTFSTGSHYSSSSIDSRPITPPHVPAQLPSFVKMTSDQDEWYNGFDPRQINDDTNGLPDFSLPDFAIDSSPPSLIRPISNPKSTRITPTKSMQQSNQRTITVDVHHHEEPSTSRGGKNGHDGMYSGSMKSPSEDSGVDVNGSRVSSRNGNRVTISPIPPVTIHSPCSLSDMESPTSSLGSPQSASSPEPASTRHGSSHRLPRSLSLDSLSTEGSSVAALAESPRKTSFSSSEHSIPRRISDPTHHVPREQRRNIEQNKKASEALLALKKQPRSKIHLVKPSNPPPPPPSSVSRSSTPPPPPPVPAPPPPRSIPEQPSMSHGRGSTRPPPPPRQGSVITTKSTHSQQYSRANYETPDQPLTHGGSKRASRSSIYTNSNGMNAHVSERESTDTLKKVQFPLVNLNDEFPEGMELISVRKTRPNLGIAVEGGAGTRQPVPKIIKIQYEGSAYHNSNLKVGHVILKVNGRSLLGLSHQQGTRCIALAFKNKANDSINFLVIDSTKYAIQY
- the LOC117303089 gene encoding whirlin-like isoform X1, with translation MSLHRSVVSEPAHRPRSRSAHSTGGGGGDLMSGGSRTMSANVRRLHEALSTTLPDHDRAYFVHALNEYNSRRNVYTLVANLKSLLDTPEKKVLYLLLGKVIPAPDQPLFWQHAEPFYNQRERSGSIGRTKTVASVQKHHFDTMPSRTKPSELYQNDEPHGKTHRKTAGSNWEADANKDVRRIVLKKSDTPDGELGFSIRGGSEHSVGIFVSMVEQNTMAEKKGLQPGDQIIQVNEIPLEKITHGEAVKVLKSVKKLVLYVKSVGRVPGSFVSHQTYTWVDPQGRSVSPPPDVDLMGRRMTESLGRKSGLNLLKDGDEKKVNLVVDDGESLGLMIRGGREFSLGIYITGIDAFSVAEQAELKVGDQILDVNGENFLDINHQEAVNILKSSKLMMMTIKDVGKLPYARTTIDRTQWITGDGVSDLPSQVSRPGSVVNGETVHNGTNGNVVNGDQHNGFPSNFKRGIAGTQVMYNSTLGTGTQAWGMIEDQAKHLLNENERGTMMYYLGEYQNGTINIDALVMALFELLNTHAKFSLFSEIRSFVFPRDIDQFDSLVLKREVESMKARQRGHFMNERESSFDTFSTGSHYSSSSIDSRPITPPHVPAQLPSFVKMTSDQDEWYNGFDPRQINDDTNGLPDFSLPDFAIDSSPPSLIRPISNPKSTRITPTKSMQQSNQRTITVDVHHHEEPSTSRGGKNGHDGMYSGSMKSPSEDSGVDVNGSRVSSRNGNRYKKSVTISPIPPVTIHSPCSLSDMESPTSSLGSPQSASSPEPASTRHGSSHRLPRSLSLDSLSTEGSSVAALAESPRKTSFSSSEHSIPRRISDPTHHVPREQRRNIEQNKKASEALLALKKQPRSKIHLVKPSNPPPPPPSSVSRSSTPPPPPPVPAPPPPRSIPEQPSMSHGRGSTRPPPPPRQGSVITTKSTHSQQYSRANYETPDQPLTHGGSKRASRSSIYTNSNGMNAHVSERESTDTLKKVQFPLVNLNDEFPEGMELISVRKTRPNLGIAVEGGAGTRQPVPKIIKIQYEGSAYHNSNLKVGHVILKVNGRSLLGLSHQQGTRCIALAFKNKANDSINFLVIDSTKYAIQY